The following is a genomic window from Longimicrobiaceae bacterium.
GTAAGATGAAGCCGGCACCATGCAACTTAAACCCCGTCGCTGACAAGCCGCTGTTAGCGAGGAGCGGGCGTCCTGCGGCAGCGGTTACATCAATGTGAGCGGAGAGATCAGGATTGAGGCGCTGCGACGCTACTTCACGCACAACTTTCCCCGCGTAATCGACTTCGACGAGCGAGGCGGACGTGATCGGCTCCTTTTCAAGAACGATCATAGCGACGCGAACATCCGCACTCCCGGCTTCGTCAACCCAGGGATGGTTGGGGATCGCCCACACAACTCCAGCCCCTTCTACCGCAGCCTGTGCGATTGCCTGCCGGTTCTGTTTCTGTGTGATAGCCTTTGTAGTGATTAGGCCAGCCCGCATTGTCTCGCCCGAGGCAACCACTTTAGCTGCGCGGTAGAACCAGTAGGTCACGTAGTCGGCAGCATCTGGAAGGTCATGGTAGATTAAGCGCAGAGCATCAACATAGCCATCCCCGAACGCCTCGCGCTGCCAAGTCTGTCCCATGTACGGCGGGTTCCCGATGATGAAATCCGCCTCGGGCCACTCCGCCTGCCGCGCCCCGCGATACTCATAGTACGGAAGCCGCGCCTCCGGATCGGGCACCAGCTTGCCCGTCACCGGATGCTTTATCCGCGGCGTCGGATCGAGGCGCGACTTCTCCGGCACCTCCACGATCTCGTCCCACGCGAGCACGGCGTCGCGCTGCTCCAGCGTCCCCGTGTCCCTCAATACCGGCTCGGGCGGGTTGGTGCCCTGGTGGTGCTCCGTCCAGAACTGGTGATAGCCGATCCACAGCGTCAGCTCCGCGATCTCCCGCGCCCACGGCTTGATCTCGATCCCGTGGAACTGCCACGGTCCCACCTCCTCCACGCCCAGCTCCGCCCCCTCCGCCTTCTCCAGGATCCCGATCTCCGCCTGGTGGACGAGCTTCCACAGCTCGCGCAGCACCTCCAGCTCGATCCGCTTCACGGCGTGCAGCGTCACGTACAGGAAGTTGCCGCTCCCGCAGGCCGGGTCGAGGAAGCGCAGGGACTTGAGCCAGGAGTGGAACTCCCGCAGCCGCTTCTCCGCCGTCGCCCGGTCCTTCTTCTTCCCGGATTCGAGGAGCTGGATGACCTCCGCCTGCACCGGCTCCCAGCGTTCGCGGACGGGCACCTCCACGGTCTGCCGGACCACGCGCTCCACGTAGCCGCGCGGCGTGTACTCGGCCCCCAGCCGGTGGCGCTCCTTCGGGTCGAGCGCGCGGGTGAGGAGCGTGCCGAAGATGGTGGGCTCCACCTGCCGCCAGTCCGCCTTTGCCGCCTCGTACAGCACCGCCAGGTCCGCCCGGGTCAGCGGCAGCGTAGAGGCGTCCTTGAAGAAGTGCCCGTTGAACCGGAGCAGCTTCTTGAGCCCGAAGCGGCGCCCCTCGTCCATGGCCCGCCACAGCTCCTCCATGGTGGCGGCGAACTCCGCCGGGTCCTCGCGGTACTCGGCGAGCGCCGTCTGGAACGGCTTCCCGGCGAGCAGCTCCACGTCCTCCGCGAACATGGTGAAGACGCAGCGCATGAGGAACCGGGCGACCGCCTCCGGGTCGTGCCCCCGGTCCTCCAGGGACGCAGAAAGCTCCGCCAGCCGGGCGGCCACCTCGCGCGTGACCGCCGCCGCGCGCCCGCGCGGGTCCAGCGAGCCGGGGCTCTCCCACAGCGCGCGGAGGAGCTCGATCTCGTCCGGGCGATCGGCGAGGGTGCGGAGGTCGATGCGCCGCGCCAGGTTGAACCCCCCGTAGGTGCCGGACCAGCGGTCCCACACCAGCAGCGTCCGCCCCACGTCCAGCACCAGGAGGTACGGAGGAGGGGCGTGCGGCAGGTCCACGGTGTAGTGCTTCGCCTGCGCGTAGGCCTTCCGGAGGGCCGTCTCCCCCGCCCCGTCGCCGCCGGGGTCCTTCCCCTCCAGGACGAAGTGGTCCACCCGGTACAGGTCCACGAAGTGGGTGGACTGCTTCCCCGTCTTCCGGTCGGTGGTCGGGATCGGGTACTCGAACTCGTAGCCCGAGCCGCGAGGCTGCGGCTGGCCGACGCCGAGCGCGTCCGTGAGGTCGAGGAGGTAGGACTGCAGGTTGGCCCGCTCACCCGCCGGGACGTTCGCCCACTTGTCGGCGAGGGCGCGCAGCTTTGCGCTCTGTGAATGCACGGGACCGGAGGGACGGTTGAAGGAAACACCTGGCCCGGGAAGGGTAATGTCAACGTCGCACCCGCGCAAACGAGCCCGGCCCGGCGGTCCGGGAACGCACCTTGCCGCGAGCCTCCCGGGAAACACCCTGATCCGGAGCCGACCCATGCGCCTGCTCACCGTCCTGCTGATCCTGGCCCTCGCCGGGTGCACCGCGACCGCGAACCCGGCCCCGGGCGACGGCTCCGGGAGCCAGACCCCCGCCGACACCGTGCGCGTGGAAGTGGCCGCGCGGCAGATCGAGCCGGCGGCGCCCGAGCAGCCCGGCCCACCCGCGCCCACCGGCGTGAGCGCCCGGGGCGAGGCGGGGCGGATCGTGGTGGCCGGGAGGATGGAGACGCCGGACCCGTGCCGCCGGATAACGGGGACGGCCGAGCGCAGCGGCAGCGAGGTCACGGTGCGGCTGGAGGCGCGCCGTGTGGGGGAGATGTGCACGGACGTGATCGCCGCCTTCGCGTACGACGCCACCGTGCAGGGGCTCCCCGCGGGGACGTACCGGCTGCGGGTGGTGCACGCCTATCCCGGGACGGGGTGGGAGACGCAGACCGTGCTGGAGGAGAGCGTCCGGGTGCGGTGAGGCGGGAGGGGCGTGACCGGCGCCCCGCGCGGATCGTCCTCCGGGTGCTGCATGCCCGGGATCGAACCCTCTCCCCGTCGCGCCGGCGCCTCCGTGACCCGATTCGTGGCCGCGCTCCTCCTGCTGGGGATCGCCGCCTGCACCGACCTGGCGCTCCCCGTGCCTCACCTGGCGCGGCTGGACTTCGACGCGCGCAGCACGTCGGGCGAGGGCCGGCCGGCCGCCCTCACGTCCGCGTCGTCTTCGTCGCCCGAGGTACAGGTGCAGGGCGGAGCGAAGCGCATCGTCGTCCGCGGCCGGATCCGCACCCCGAACCCATGCCAGAACGTGAGCGCCGTGCTCGTGCCGCTCGGCCGCGACCTGCGGCTGGACGTGACCGCGCGCCGCACGGGCGACGGGTGCCCCGACGTGATCGGGACCTTCACGTACCAGGCCGTGGTGGACGGGCTCCCCGCGGGTCGCTACCGCGTCCGCGTGCGGCACCTGTGCCCCGGCACGGGGTGGGAGACCCGAACCGTGCTGGACCACCCGGTGTGGGTGCGCTGACGGGAGGGAGGGACGCTCAGCTGGTGCCGGCGAGCCCCGGCTCCGTCCACCCGGGCCGCCCCCGCAGCGCCGCGGCGAGCGGGGAGTCCGCCGCGTGCACCATCACCACCGTCATGTCCGCCTTGGTGACGTACATGTACTTGTGGAGGCCGGCGTCCACGTCGGGCCCGTGCTCGCGCTTCAGCTCCGCGAGCAGCCGATCGACCTCGGGGCGGGAGTCGCCGCGGTGGGTGAAGACGTGGTGCTCGGGTGCGGACATGGCGGAGGTGGCGAGGTTCGTCTCAGGCCGGGGGCCGGCCGCGGGCGCGGCGGCTACGCCTCGATGCCGTACTCCTTGATCTTTCGATAAAGCGTCCGCTCGCCGATGTCCAGCATCTCCGCGGCCTTCCGGCGGTTGCCGGTGGCTTCGCGGAGGGCGGCGGAGATCGCCTCGCGCTCCAGGTCCTGCATCGTCATCCCGGGGCGGAAGACCACGCTTCCGCGCTCCGGCGCCGGCTCGGCCTCGATGGCCGGGGCGGGGCCGCCAGCCAGCTCGGCGAAGGGGATCACGGCCGGCTGCAGGGGGGCCGGGAGGCGGAAGGGATCCGGGTGGCGCTCCCGGTACACCTCGAATTCGCGGCGCAGGTCGTCGATGTCCAGCTTGAGGTCGTACAGGGTGCGGAAGATGAACTCCAGCTCCCTGGGTGCCCCGTCGCCGTTCGTCTCCACGCGGTGCGGGCGCGCCTCCACCAGCGGCACCAGCGCGCCCCCCCGGCGGCCGCCGTGGCGCACCTCGGGCGGGATGTCCTCCGGGCGGATCACCCGGCCCGGGGCCAGGATCACCATGGACTCCACCATGTTGCGCAGCTCGCGCACGTTCCCCTGCCATTCGTACTCGACCAGCAGCCGCAGCGCCTCCGGGTCGATCCCCAGGAAGGGGCGGTCGTGCGTGGCGCTGAAGTGGCGGATGAAGCGCTCGATCAGGCGCGGGATGTCCGCGCGGCGCTCCCGGAGGGGCGGGAGCTCGATCCGCAGCACGTTCAGGCGGTGGTAGAGGTCGCGGCGGAAGCCGCCCGTCCCCACCTCCTGGCGGAGGTCGCGGTTGGTGGCCGCCACCACCCGCACGTCCACCCGCAGCTCCTCCTCGCCGCCCACCCGCCGGAACTCCCGCTCCTCCAGCACGCGCAGGAGCTTGGTCTGCGTGGTGAGCGGCATCTCCCCGATCTCGTCCAGGAAGATGGTGCCGCCGT
Proteins encoded in this region:
- a CDS encoding DNA methyltransferase, with the translated sequence MHSQSAKLRALADKWANVPAGERANLQSYLLDLTDALGVGQPQPRGSGYEFEYPIPTTDRKTGKQSTHFVDLYRVDHFVLEGKDPGGDGAGETALRKAYAQAKHYTVDLPHAPPPYLLVLDVGRTLLVWDRWSGTYGGFNLARRIDLRTLADRPDEIELLRALWESPGSLDPRGRAAAVTREVAARLAELSASLEDRGHDPEAVARFLMRCVFTMFAEDVELLAGKPFQTALAEYREDPAEFAATMEELWRAMDEGRRFGLKKLLRFNGHFFKDASTLPLTRADLAVLYEAAKADWRQVEPTIFGTLLTRALDPKERHRLGAEYTPRGYVERVVRQTVEVPVRERWEPVQAEVIQLLESGKKKDRATAEKRLREFHSWLKSLRFLDPACGSGNFLYVTLHAVKRIELEVLRELWKLVHQAEIGILEKAEGAELGVEEVGPWQFHGIEIKPWAREIAELTLWIGYHQFWTEHHQGTNPPEPVLRDTGTLEQRDAVLAWDEIVEVPEKSRLDPTPRIKHPVTGKLVPDPEARLPYYEYRGARQAEWPEADFIIGNPPYMGQTWQREAFGDGYVDALRLIYHDLPDAADYVTYWFYRAAKVVASGETMRAGLITTKAITQKQNRQAIAQAAVEGAGVVWAIPNHPWVDEAGSADVRVAMIVLEKEPITSASLVEVDYAGKVVREVASQRLNPDLSAHIDVTAAAGRPLLANSGLSATGFKLHGAGFILQASEAERLLSVAQQNREIIRPYLNGKDLAQRPRGVYVMDFATREEGEARQYPLLFDILRDRVKPERDSNNDLSRRAYWWRFGRTNTQLRMAVDGLSRYIVTPETAKHRFFVFLDQAVAPDNKLVCIAFDDAYFLGVLSAGIHTGWALASGGRLGVGNDPVYVKSATFDAFPFPDPPKHLRERIALMAEALDQHRKDALARDERVTMTGMYNVVEKLRSGEALTAKEREVHEIAACGVLRDLHDALDALVAEAYGWPWPMERDEILERLVRLHDERVEEEKQGRVRWLRPEYQVPRFGKGEAEAPAPELALPAAKGRAAPAADGRRPWPASAVEQIAAVKAVVSGEPATAEEAAAAFARAPVELVRRHLETLVLVGEVRQNEPGRFSAVAEPL
- a CDS encoding sigma-54 dependent transcriptional regulator, with protein sequence MSETVVVTTEDLEPAVRLRAAYEELGLHVELLTSGEGLADVPGEPVLLVVTGGLRERRARSLVAQARERGRIPVIGLVEDTEPLNRDACRELGISECFSKPVDVDEVVLVSRRLVQREQLREITGIVGETEAMEEVLERVVQIAPTDATVLIQGESGTGKELVARGIHALSRRRHRPFIGVNVAALPETLLESELFGHEKGAFTGAASLRKGLFELANGGTIFLDEIGEMPLTTQTKLLRVLEEREFRRVGGEEELRVDVRVVAATNRDLRQEVGTGGFRRDLYHRLNVLRIELPPLRERRADIPRLIERFIRHFSATHDRPFLGIDPEALRLLVEYEWQGNVRELRNMVESMVILAPGRVIRPEDIPPEVRHGGRRGGALVPLVEARPHRVETNGDGAPRELEFIFRTLYDLKLDIDDLRREFEVYRERHPDPFRLPAPLQPAVIPFAELAGGPAPAIEAEPAPERGSVVFRPGMTMQDLEREAISAALREATGNRRKAAEMLDIGERTLYRKIKEYGIEA